In one Alphaproteobacteria bacterium genomic region, the following are encoded:
- the leuD gene encoding 3-isopropylmalate dehydratase small subunit, translating into MKPFKEMTGIAAPMNLINIDTDMIIPKQFLKTIQRSGLGKNLFDEMRYNDDGSEKADFVLNREPYRHASILIAGDNFGCGSSREHAPWALEDFGIRCVIAPSFADIFHNNCFKNGILPIRLPEETVNVLMEKADRGQNAMFTIDLERQVVVDPDGEEVSFEVDPFRKHCLLNGLDDIGLTLQKGEAIDSFEAARAKTAPWVTPDAA; encoded by the coding sequence ATGAAACCTTTCAAGGAAATGACCGGCATCGCCGCGCCGATGAACCTGATCAATATCGACACGGATATGATCATCCCGAAGCAGTTCCTGAAGACGATTCAGCGCTCCGGCCTGGGCAAGAACCTGTTCGACGAGATGCGCTATAATGACGATGGCAGCGAGAAGGCCGATTTCGTGCTGAACCGCGAGCCCTACCGGCACGCGTCGATCCTGATCGCCGGCGACAATTTCGGCTGCGGATCCAGCCGTGAGCACGCGCCCTGGGCGCTGGAGGATTTCGGCATCCGTTGCGTAATCGCGCCGAGTTTCGCCGACATCTTCCACAACAACTGCTTCAAGAACGGTATTCTGCCGATCCGTCTGCCGGAGGAAACCGTCAATGTGCTGATGGAAAAGGCGGATCGCGGTCAGAACGCGATGTTCACCATCGATCTGGAGCGCCAGGTCGTAGTCGATCCGGATGGCGAAGAGGTGTCGTTCGAGGTCGATCCCTTCCGCAAACACTGCCTGCTGAACGGTCTCGACGATATCGGACTGACCTTGCAGAAGGGCGAAGCAATCGACAGTTTCGAGGCGGCCCGCGCCAAAACCGCGCCCTGGGTGACGCCCGACGCCGCTTGA
- a CDS encoding VOC family protein produces MSDAREPQDRKINYVEFLTRDIDKMKAFYGGAFGWTFTDYGPAYCEFDDGHMKGGFAEGEPQPTGGALVVLYAVDLEACQAAIEAAGGKIVKPTFEFPGGRRFHFSDPEGYELAVWTAA; encoded by the coding sequence ATGTCGGATGCGCGTGAACCGCAGGACCGCAAGATCAATTATGTCGAGTTCCTGACCCGAGATATCGACAAGATGAAGGCATTTTATGGCGGGGCGTTCGGCTGGACCTTCACGGATTACGGACCGGCGTATTGTGAGTTTGACGACGGGCATATGAAGGGTGGCTTCGCGGAGGGCGAGCCGCAGCCGACGGGCGGCGCACTTGTGGTGCTGTATGCCGTTGACCTGGAGGCCTGCCAGGCGGCGATCGAGGCGGCGGGCGGCAAGATCGTCAAACCGACCTTTGAGTTCCCCGGCGGCAGGCGGTTCCATTTTTCGGATCCGGAAGGCTACGAACTGGCCGTCTGGACCGCCGCGTAG
- a CDS encoding periplasmic heavy metal sensor encodes MSTARKSSRMRWLLIGSLALNLFLIGFLAVGALRHHWHDGPHHKPFREMMHFMRDRGPEQRFLRHLGDADAAIMMALKERHGPALSDAWQESRNARDAVRDLMRAGERDPAVLQAAMERARDSRNAAFLILEGLMLDIAAQLSDEGYRSLAGEPR; translated from the coding sequence GTGAGCACCGCACGCAAGTCTTCTCGGATGCGTTGGCTGCTGATCGGGTCGCTGGCGCTCAACCTGTTCCTGATCGGCTTTCTGGCCGTCGGAGCCCTGCGTCATCACTGGCATGACGGGCCGCACCACAAGCCGTTCCGGGAAATGATGCATTTCATGCGAGACCGCGGGCCGGAGCAGCGATTCCTGCGCCACCTCGGTGATGCCGATGCAGCCATCATGATGGCGCTGAAGGAGCGTCACGGCCCTGCCCTGTCCGACGCCTGGCAGGAAAGCCGGAATGCCCGGGACGCCGTGCGGGACCTCATGCGCGCCGGGGAACGCGATCCGGCGGTCCTGCAAGCCGCCATGGAACGCGCCCGGGACAGCCGCAACGCCGCATTCCTGATCCTGGAAGGGCTGATGCTGGATATCGCCGCGCAGCTCTCCGACGAAGGCTACCGTTCCCTCGCCGGCGAGCCGCGATAG
- a CDS encoding sigma-70 family RNA polymerase sigma factor, which translates to MTHDRSQALFPSDRFAHGLGYGMTVKPTDTASAEAGDGDLLAAAARGDGAAFRYLLDRYTGRVFANCYRVLGEADEAEDATQESFARLWKVLGRKTGASAPDRDAGGWLMRTSRNLCIDRLRRRKRWTSDERVLEMQADPTPGAETRRQTRDIGTRVREALNSLPDRQRAAIAMVHFEGLPQTEAAVAMGVSVDALESLLARGRRTLRARLEPDKADLI; encoded by the coding sequence ATGACACATGATCGGTCACAGGCCCTGTTTCCGTCCGACCGTTTCGCGCATGGTTTGGGATATGGCATGACGGTCAAACCGACCGACACAGCCTCGGCGGAGGCGGGCGACGGAGACCTTCTGGCGGCGGCGGCGCGCGGCGACGGCGCGGCCTTTCGCTACTTGCTCGACCGCTATACCGGACGCGTCTTCGCCAATTGCTATCGTGTCCTGGGGGAGGCCGACGAGGCCGAAGACGCGACGCAGGAAAGCTTCGCACGCCTTTGGAAGGTGCTGGGGCGAAAAACCGGCGCCTCCGCACCGGATCGCGACGCGGGCGGCTGGCTGATGCGCACATCGCGCAACCTGTGCATCGACCGCCTGCGTCGGCGCAAGCGCTGGACGAGCGACGAAAGAGTGCTGGAAATGCAGGCTGATCCGACACCGGGTGCCGAAACGCGGCGCCAGACCCGCGACATCGGTACGCGCGTTCGTGAGGCCCTGAACAGCCTTCCCGACCGCCAGCGCGCCGCCATCGCCATGGTTCATTTCGAAGGATTGCCGCAAACCGAGGCCGCCGTCGCGATGGGGGTCTCTGTCGACGCGCTGGAATCGCTGCTGGCACGCGGGCGCCGCACATTGCGTGCACGGCTGGAACCGGACAAGGCGGATTTGATATGA
- a CDS encoding EF-hand domain-containing protein, translated as MKVSKTKSILIAGGIGMAALVAGAGVGMAKSGPGGWGGWGHHGPHGHGGPHLERMIGQIDTNGDGNLTVEEIASFRDARFQAMDADSNGELTPRELTEGFRALHFAAMDSDGDGLISQDEFMAAGKDRNWGGKRFSWMDEDGNGRLNPAEMAAMSERLMSRLDANEDGIIDADELQQMRDRHHR; from the coding sequence ATGAAGGTTTCCAAGACCAAATCGATCCTGATCGCTGGCGGTATCGGCATGGCCGCGCTGGTGGCCGGCGCCGGCGTCGGCATGGCCAAGAGCGGCCCCGGCGGCTGGGGCGGCTGGGGCCATCACGGCCCGCACGGACATGGCGGTCCGCATTTGGAGCGGATGATCGGGCAGATCGATACCAACGGAGACGGTAATCTGACCGTCGAGGAAATCGCTTCCTTCCGCGACGCTCGGTTCCAGGCCATGGATGCGGACAGCAATGGCGAACTGACGCCGCGCGAGCTGACCGAAGGATTCCGGGCGCTGCATTTCGCTGCGATGGATTCCGATGGAGACGGCCTGATTTCCCAGGACGAGTTCATGGCGGCCGGCAAAGATCGCAACTGGGGCGGCAAACGCTTCTCCTGGATGGACGAAGACGGCAACGGCCGCTTGAACCCCGCAGAAATGGCCGCCATGTCTGAGCGCTTGATGTCTCGCCTCGATGCCAATGAAGACGGTATCATCGACGCTGACGAACTGCAGCAGATGCGCGATCGGCACCACCGCTGA
- a CDS encoding L-threonylcarbamoyladenylate synthase, which translates to MSIEPRKTETIALDEAGLDRAARTLRRGGLVAFPTETVYGLGADATDDTATASIFAAKGRPQFNPLIVHFADADALRRHVVVTDLAQRLSDRFWPGPLTLVLKRRPDSGLSRLVSAGLDTVAVRMPAHGGARDLLRLTGRPIAAPSANASGRLSPTAADHVAASLNGRVDLILDGGACKVGVESTVLDATGEAPVLLRPGGLAVEAVEELTGRRVVHSLHEENAPKSPGMLLSHYAPGLPLRLNAETAKPGEAHLGFGDIPGLVSLSTDGDLLEAAANLFRMLHDLDVPSRYAGIAVAPVPERGLGLAINDRLRRAATR; encoded by the coding sequence ATGAGCATTGAACCACGCAAGACAGAGACGATTGCCCTGGACGAAGCTGGCCTGGACCGTGCGGCCAGGACCTTGCGGCGCGGCGGTCTGGTCGCCTTTCCCACGGAAACCGTCTACGGGCTGGGGGCGGATGCGACCGATGATACGGCGACGGCATCGATTTTCGCGGCAAAGGGACGGCCGCAGTTCAACCCCCTGATCGTTCATTTCGCCGACGCCGATGCCCTACGACGGCATGTCGTCGTAACAGACCTGGCGCAGCGACTGTCAGACCGATTCTGGCCCGGGCCATTGACCCTGGTCCTGAAACGGCGTCCGGACAGCGGTCTGTCCCGCCTGGTCAGCGCCGGCCTCGATACCGTCGCAGTGCGGATGCCGGCCCATGGCGGTGCCCGCGATCTGTTGCGCCTGACCGGGCGCCCCATTGCAGCCCCCAGCGCCAATGCGTCGGGGCGGCTCAGCCCCACCGCCGCCGATCATGTCGCGGCCTCCCTGAACGGGCGGGTCGATCTGATCCTGGATGGCGGCGCCTGCAAGGTCGGCGTCGAAAGCACCGTACTGGATGCGACCGGTGAGGCGCCGGTGCTGCTGCGCCCCGGCGGGCTGGCAGTCGAGGCTGTTGAGGAACTGACAGGACGGCGTGTCGTACACAGCCTGCATGAAGAGAACGCGCCGAAATCGCCGGGAATGCTCCTGAGCCATTATGCACCCGGCCTGCCGCTTCGCCTGAATGCCGAGACGGCCAAACCGGGCGAGGCACATCTGGGGTTCGGCGACATCCCGGGGTTGGTCAGCCTCAGTACCGACGGCGATCTTCTGGAAGCTGCTGCGAACCTGTTCCGCATGCTGCACGACCTGGACGTGCCGAGCCGCTATGCCGGGATCGCCGTTGCGCCTGTGCCGGAACGAGGACTGGGACTGGCAATCAACGACCGGCTGCGCCGGGCTGCGACGCGATAG
- the parA gene encoding ParA family partition ATPase has translation MTAKIFTVAQQKGGAGKSTLAAHLALAWVLKRKSVALVDIDPQQSLAAWYAARERHFGEDRTGLTFEAMTGWRAARVVEKLAESHDFILIDSPPHADTDARVAVRAADIVLVPAQPSPLDVWATQPTLELAAKEKSTALMVLNRVPPRANLTAQMITRLGDYPVKVAKSTIGNRVAFAEAMVSGRTALETKGASVAAKEIRALANELAKAV, from the coding sequence ATGACCGCAAAGATCTTTACCGTTGCCCAGCAAAAGGGTGGCGCCGGCAAATCGACGCTGGCGGCCCATCTGGCCCTTGCCTGGGTCCTCAAGCGCAAATCCGTGGCGCTGGTGGATATCGATCCGCAGCAGAGCCTGGCCGCGTGGTACGCGGCACGGGAACGTCATTTCGGCGAAGACCGGACCGGTCTGACCTTCGAGGCCATGACAGGATGGCGTGCCGCGCGCGTCGTCGAGAAACTGGCGGAATCTCACGATTTCATCCTGATCGACAGCCCACCGCATGCCGATACCGACGCCCGTGTCGCGGTACGGGCCGCGGATATCGTTCTGGTCCCCGCGCAACCCAGCCCGCTGGATGTCTGGGCGACACAGCCGACGCTGGAACTGGCGGCGAAGGAGAAGTCCACCGCACTCATGGTTCTGAACCGGGTGCCGCCGCGCGCCAATCTCACTGCCCAGATGATCACAAGGCTGGGTGATTATCCGGTCAAGGTCGCCAAATCGACGATCGGCAATCGCGTCGCCTTCGCCGAAGCCATGGTCAGCGGCAGGACGGCGCTGGAAACCAAGGGCGCATCCGTCGCGGCGAAGGAGATCCGGGCGCTGGCCAACGAACTGGCGAAGGCAGTCTAG
- a CDS encoding DUF1835 domain-containing protein, whose product MPRTAHIRCGSDIRDGLIQAGVPGDFLEWSDPLCRGPVPAGLDRAALRRLRAEWIATHWEADFDDTLKKLVDQDTALDQLDRYDRVILWFEHDLYDQATLMGLLDLIGHRPNLYLLSTDRHPNHAHFIGFGQLHPSELAAMTGSEKPVTRRQIDVAREGYGLYRAADPAALKTFAEHRETATAMPFLPKAILRHLAELPGQTDGLSLTERLTLQALKDGAATPGQCFRDLVRKLDPQPFLGDLMYWEDITRLAKAPEPALAPVPEDWHSPVSLTAFGKALLRRDANWTERNPLDRWWGGRRLAAT is encoded by the coding sequence ATGCCGCGGACTGCCCATATCCGATGCGGTTCCGATATCCGCGACGGCCTGATCCAGGCCGGCGTGCCGGGCGACTTCCTCGAATGGAGTGATCCGCTGTGCCGTGGCCCCGTTCCGGCGGGCCTCGACAGAGCCGCCCTGCGGCGGCTCCGGGCCGAATGGATCGCCACACATTGGGAAGCGGATTTCGATGACACTCTGAAGAAGCTGGTGGATCAGGACACCGCTCTGGACCAGCTCGACCGGTACGACCGGGTCATCCTGTGGTTCGAGCACGACCTCTATGATCAGGCGACACTGATGGGCCTGCTGGATCTGATCGGTCATCGGCCGAACCTGTATCTTCTGTCGACCGACCGGCACCCCAATCACGCGCATTTCATCGGATTCGGACAGCTTCACCCGTCCGAGCTGGCGGCCATGACCGGCAGCGAGAAACCGGTTACCCGGCGTCAGATCGACGTCGCTCGGGAAGGCTACGGCCTGTACCGGGCGGCGGACCCGGCCGCGCTGAAGACCTTTGCGGAGCATCGGGAGACCGCCACAGCCATGCCCTTTCTGCCGAAGGCCATCCTGCGGCATCTGGCCGAACTGCCCGGGCAGACGGATGGCCTGTCCCTGACGGAACGCCTGACATTGCAGGCCCTGAAAGACGGAGCGGCGACGCCGGGACAGTGCTTCCGGGATCTGGTCCGGAAACTCGACCCTCAGCCCTTTCTCGGCGACCTGATGTATTGGGAGGACATAACGCGGCTGGCAAAAGCGCCTGAACCCGCCCTCGCCCCGGTCCCGGAGGATTGGCACAGCCCGGTTTCCCTGACGGCCTTCGGCAAGGCGCTGTTGAGGCGGGACGCGAACTGGACCGAGCGGAATCCGCTGGACCGGTGGTGGGGTGGCCGGCGGCTCGCCGCTACCTAG
- a CDS encoding SDR family oxidoreductase: MSSLKGKVAVITGASSGIGRAAARLFAEEGAAVVVGARREKELSDLVDEIREDGGRAAFVAGDVCDEGFAEALVRTATDTFGALDIGFNNAGILGNLGPAADMKVADWRHTLEVNLTGAFLCAKHQLPVMEAAGSGSLLFTSSVAGHTVGLPGMAAYGSAKLGLLALTRVLAAEYGPKGIRVNALIPGATDTEMAVQSTGGSAEVLDFVRGLHALKRSASPEEIANAALFLVSDSASFLTGAGYLTDGGISINRT; this comes from the coding sequence ATGTCGAGTTTGAAAGGAAAGGTCGCGGTGATCACCGGGGCGAGCTCCGGGATCGGGCGCGCGGCCGCCCGTCTGTTTGCGGAGGAAGGGGCCGCCGTCGTCGTCGGCGCCCGCCGGGAGAAGGAACTGTCCGATCTGGTGGATGAAATCCGTGAGGACGGCGGTCGGGCTGCATTCGTGGCTGGCGATGTCTGTGACGAAGGCTTCGCCGAGGCGCTGGTCAGGACCGCGACAGACACGTTCGGTGCGCTGGATATCGGCTTCAACAACGCCGGTATTCTGGGCAATCTCGGGCCGGCGGCCGACATGAAGGTTGCGGATTGGCGGCATACGCTGGAAGTGAACCTGACCGGCGCCTTTCTGTGCGCCAAGCATCAGCTTCCGGTAATGGAGGCGGCCGGGAGCGGATCGCTCTTGTTCACCTCCTCGGTGGCGGGGCACACGGTTGGGTTGCCTGGCATGGCGGCGTACGGATCCGCCAAGCTGGGCCTGCTGGCGCTGACCCGGGTTCTGGCAGCGGAATACGGACCGAAGGGCATCCGCGTGAACGCGCTGATTCCCGGAGCGACCGATACCGAGATGGCGGTACAGAGTACCGGCGGCTCGGCGGAGGTTCTGGATTTCGTGCGGGGCCTGCATGCCCTGAAGCGGAGTGCATCGCCCGAAGAAATCGCCAATGCGGCGCTTTTCCTCGTCTCCGATTCGGCCAGTTTCCTGACCGGGGCCGGATATCTCACGGATGGCGGGATTTCCATCAACCGGACATAG
- a CDS encoding putative 2OG-Fe(II) oxygenase — protein sequence MRKTVPIGPTQVDVWPKNVILQHIDPLVCVAIFPDNDRILKLLEEPLLQAEAKFRAQDSEQGRWIGGGGAKIRDFGSWQCPTITLLNERVKQAFMKITGAKTAHIDDVWANVSRKGEYIGPHGHRRTEVSAVYHLLPPEPGEREQFNGALGISDPRVQRCCPTKQGLVTSQVYPPLEPGTLVLFPSFVTHYVTPHMGEGHRISIAWNIDRNVIPGRPEDEALLPGQGA from the coding sequence GTGAGGAAGACAGTACCGATCGGGCCGACGCAGGTCGACGTCTGGCCGAAGAATGTGATTTTGCAGCATATCGACCCTTTGGTGTGTGTCGCGATCTTTCCGGACAATGACCGGATCCTGAAGCTCTTGGAGGAGCCTCTGCTGCAGGCGGAGGCCAAATTCCGGGCACAGGACAGCGAACAGGGCCGTTGGATCGGCGGCGGCGGTGCGAAGATCCGCGATTTCGGTTCATGGCAGTGCCCGACCATCACGCTGCTGAATGAACGCGTCAAACAGGCGTTCATGAAGATTACCGGCGCCAAGACCGCGCATATCGACGATGTCTGGGCCAATGTATCCCGTAAGGGCGAGTATATCGGACCGCACGGTCATCGCCGGACGGAAGTCAGTGCGGTCTATCATCTGCTGCCGCCGGAGCCCGGCGAAAGGGAACAGTTCAACGGCGCGCTGGGAATCTCGGACCCGCGGGTGCAGCGCTGCTGTCCGACCAAGCAGGGTCTGGTGACGTCGCAGGTCTATCCTCCGCTGGAGCCGGGGACATTGGTGCTCTTTCCCAGTTTCGTGACGCATTACGTCACGCCGCATATGGGGGAGGGCCACCGCATCAGCATCGCCTGGAACATCGACCGCAACGTCATTCCCGGACGGCCGGAGGACGAGGCGCTTCTCCCAGGGCAGGGTGCCTGA
- a CDS encoding CoA-acylating methylmalonate-semialdehyde dehydrogenase yields METISHFIGGQKVDGKSGRFGDVYNPATGEVAAKVAYASRDEINGFVQNALAAHEVWSNTPSPKRAAVIFRMRELMVANKDRLAEELCKEHGKTLADAAGEIQRGIDVVEFAAGAPHLMKGEFNHNIGGGIDLYSIREPVGVIGGITPFNFPVMIPLWMGAMAIACGNAYINKPSERDPSAPMMLAELWKEAGLPDGVWNVVHGDKEAVDALLEHPDVPAISFVGSTPVGEYIYQHGSAHNKRVQAFCGAKNHMVIMPDADMDQAADALIGAGYGSAGERCMAISVAVPVGEETSKALVDRLIPKVQALRIGPYNDAEADINPLITRQAKERVESLIQRGVDEGASLLVDGRGATLQGYENGFFVGATLFDQVTTNMEIYKTEIFGPVLSVMAPSGYDDAVQMINDHEYGNGVAIFTRDGDTARAFSNAVDVGMIGVNVPIPVPMAFHNFGGAKRSKFGDTQMHGPESVRFFTKMKTISSRWPSGIKEGAQLAFPTNN; encoded by the coding sequence GTGGAAACCATCTCGCATTTCATCGGCGGTCAAAAGGTGGACGGGAAGAGCGGCCGCTTCGGCGACGTCTACAATCCGGCAACCGGTGAAGTCGCCGCGAAGGTCGCCTATGCCAGCCGCGACGAAATCAACGGCTTTGTCCAGAACGCGCTCGCCGCCCATGAGGTCTGGTCCAACACGCCGTCGCCGAAACGCGCCGCGGTCATCTTCCGGATGCGGGAGCTGATGGTCGCCAACAAGGACCGCCTAGCGGAAGAGCTGTGCAAGGAACACGGCAAGACGCTGGCCGACGCCGCGGGTGAAATCCAGCGCGGCATCGACGTCGTCGAATTCGCCGCGGGCGCGCCGCATCTGATGAAGGGCGAGTTCAACCACAATATCGGCGGCGGGATCGATCTGTATTCGATCCGCGAACCGGTGGGCGTCATCGGCGGCATCACGCCGTTCAACTTCCCGGTCATGATCCCGCTGTGGATGGGCGCCATGGCGATCGCCTGCGGCAACGCCTACATCAACAAGCCGTCGGAGCGCGATCCGTCCGCCCCGATGATGCTGGCGGAGCTGTGGAAGGAAGCCGGCCTGCCGGACGGTGTCTGGAACGTCGTGCACGGCGACAAGGAAGCGGTGGACGCCCTGCTGGAACACCCGGACGTCCCGGCGATCAGCTTCGTCGGCTCCACCCCGGTCGGCGAATACATCTATCAGCACGGCAGCGCCCACAACAAACGGGTCCAGGCCTTCTGCGGCGCCAAGAACCACATGGTCATCATGCCGGACGCCGATATGGACCAGGCCGCGGACGCCCTGATCGGGGCCGGTTACGGTTCCGCCGGCGAACGCTGCATGGCAATCTCGGTCGCGGTGCCGGTCGGTGAGGAAACCTCCAAGGCGCTGGTCGACCGCCTGATCCCGAAGGTCCAGGCCCTGCGCATCGGCCCGTACAACGACGCCGAAGCCGACATCAACCCGCTGATCACGCGGCAGGCGAAGGAGCGGGTCGAAAGCCTGATCCAGCGCGGCGTCGACGAAGGCGCCAGCCTGCTGGTCGACGGCCGGGGCGCGACGCTTCAGGGCTATGAAAACGGCTTCTTCGTCGGTGCGACCCTGTTCGATCAGGTCACGACCAACATGGAAATCTACAAGACGGAGATCTTCGGCCCGGTTCTGTCCGTCATGGCCCCGTCCGGCTATGACGACGCGGTGCAGATGATCAACGACCATGAATACGGCAACGGCGTTGCGATCTTTACGCGGGACGGCGATACGGCCCGCGCATTCTCGAATGCGGTCGATGTCGGCATGATCGGCGTCAATGTGCCGATCCCGGTGCCGATGGCGTTCCACAATTTCGGCGGGGCCAAGCGGTCGAAATTCGGCGACACGCAGATGCATGGTCCGGAATCGGTGCGCTTCTTCACGAAGATGAAGACGATTTCCAGCCGTTGGCCGTCGGGCATCAAGGAAGGCGCGCAGCTGGCCTTCCCGACGAACAACTGA
- a CDS encoding MaoC family dehydratase: MTASLASKSTAGRFFEDFEMDQQIDHASPRTITEGDVALYHALTGNRFTLQTSNQFARNVGYHAAPVDDLFVFNAVFGLSVADVSINAVANLGYAGCDFLAQLYVGETIRARSTVIGLRETSDGGKGIVYVRTEGLDHRDVPVLRFVRWVMVPKRNPKAKGSGVDRIPDLPDAVRPITVPRHRLNRHWDDVSAGSVHRWDDYAEGERIDHIDGVTIEEADHMTATRLFRNAARVHFDAHAMSETSFGKRLVYGGHVIATARALSYNGLANACIVSAINGGRHAAPVFGGDTIYAWTEVIEKTALEKRDDIGALRLRTRAVKNRNCSDFPTEGPDIALDLDYTVILPRR; this comes from the coding sequence ATGACCGCGAGCCTTGCATCGAAATCCACCGCCGGCCGATTTTTCGAAGATTTCGAAATGGATCAGCAGATCGATCACGCATCGCCGCGCACGATCACCGAAGGCGATGTCGCGCTGTATCATGCGCTGACCGGAAACCGCTTCACCCTGCAGACATCGAACCAGTTCGCGCGCAATGTCGGCTATCACGCCGCCCCGGTGGACGACCTGTTCGTTTTCAATGCGGTATTCGGACTGTCGGTCGCGGATGTCTCGATCAATGCGGTGGCAAATCTGGGCTATGCCGGTTGCGATTTCCTGGCCCAGCTTTATGTCGGCGAGACCATCCGGGCCCGGTCCACCGTGATCGGGTTGCGCGAAACCTCCGACGGCGGGAAAGGCATCGTCTATGTCCGCACCGAAGGTCTGGACCACCGCGACGTGCCGGTATTGCGCTTCGTGCGCTGGGTCATGGTGCCGAAACGCAATCCGAAAGCCAAAGGATCCGGTGTTGACCGGATACCGGATCTGCCCGACGCCGTGCGTCCGATCACGGTGCCGCGCCATCGGCTGAACCGGCATTGGGACGATGTCAGTGCCGGGTCCGTGCACCGCTGGGACGATTATGCCGAGGGCGAGAGGATCGACCATATCGACGGTGTCACCATCGAGGAAGCCGACCACATGACGGCGACACGGCTGTTCCGGAACGCCGCCCGCGTTCATTTCGACGCCCATGCCATGTCCGAGACATCGTTCGGCAAGCGCCTGGTATACGGCGGACATGTCATCGCGACCGCCCGGGCGCTCAGCTACAACGGACTGGCAAATGCCTGCATCGTGTCCGCGATCAATGGCGGGCGCCATGCCGCACCGGTCTTCGGCGGCGACACGATCTATGCCTGGACAGAGGTGATCGAGAAGACCGCCCTGGAGAAACGGGACGACATCGGCGCCCTGCGGCTGCGGACGCGGGCCGTCAAAAACCGAAACTGCAGCGACTTCCCGACGGAGGGTCCCGATATCGCCCTGGACCTCGACTACACCGTCATTCTGCCGCGACGCTGA